The Dermochelys coriacea isolate rDerCor1 chromosome 13, rDerCor1.pri.v4, whole genome shotgun sequence genome includes the window GCATCAGAACTGAGCACAGTACTTGAAGGATGTAAATAAATAATTCTCCTAGCTCTTCTCACAACCCTCCCCAATTTAAGGATTAAAATAATTGCTGAATAGGCTCAAGGAGCTCACTTTATTTAGCTTAATTAAgcaaaggttaaggggtgatttcaAGTActcttacatggggaacaaatatttaataacaggctcttcagtctagcagagaagggAATAacatgaagctagacaaattcaggctcaCAAGTTGAATGGTAATTTACTACAGgacatgatggattctccaccactCACTTTTTAATCAAGATTAGATTTTCTCCCCTAAAAACTCTGCTCAAGAATTTTGGGGATGTTCTCTAGCCTGTGCAATACAAacggtcagacaagatgatcacactgctcccttccagcctgggaatCAGAGAACCATGGCTCCTGCCAGGTGCTGTAATTTTGGACATACTTGCTGTAAccatgagttttttttttaaaacatacaggGGAATTTTTCAAAGGCAAACAGGGGCATCATTTGGTGCCTTTGAagatccctgccccccaaagccaTATTCTAATCCAAAAGATTAGATGAGCTCTTTGTTTTTAAGTGATGCCAATTTACCACGGTCTTTGAATGAAGAGTCAAAAGCACATAGTCAGCTGACTCACTGGCAAATAGGCTAGCCTAATTACTTAAGGCTCTATGACTCCATGACCACAAAGTGATTTGGCAGATAAAAATCCTTTATTTGTAGATTTAGCGCAAGGATAATATGAAGTTAGCTAGTAATCCTAGTGAAGTTGCTTAAGTTAATGTCTAGGACTATTCATAAGGGAGAGCAGATAATTTAATCTAAACTCATATCTTCttcttcatctttcttttcctttgattCTCCCTCCTTTTGGTCTGATTTGACATTGTTCTGCATTGCTTTAGCAAATGCTTCTACATCTGAAAAGTAAAGAAATGCATTAGTTAGGTTAGCTTTGCACCAAGAACAAGATACATAATTATAAATTAGAGATTGAAGTTAAAATACAGGTCATTTAGCAGAGGAAACAGGGCTGAAAGTTTGAATAATGTTACCTAAACATAGAAGCAGATTTTGACAATCAGTGGAACTTTACTAAATTGATTccttacatatacacacactggTCATAACGGATTTACCATACCAACATTTCCAGGTTTATCAGAATGGATAACGGTGCCTCCGATAGTGGTAGGACCCAAGAATTACTGATAACTTCATTTACTGCAGCCATGCCTTCAATTAAATATTTCCACTAGAAAAGCATTAGCAGTTGAGTGACTACaacaggaaaaatgtttttaagtccTAACTGTCACTGCAAGCTCTGCTGCATTTGGGTATTGTGCATAACTTTAGTACAGCCTTCTCTGGAGTGCTCTCAGACTCTGGCCTCTAAGTCAAGAAAGCAGTCTCAAAGCTACTTAGGCATCAGTACTGTGCAATCTTAGATTAACAGAAACCTCAGAAGAGGCTGAGCAAACACAACATTTAGACTGTGTGTTATGGAGAGGAGTTTAGTGATTTACTAAATAAATTTTTTCCAAAAGAGCCCAAAAGCTCTTAATCCCCTTGACTTTCAATGAGTTTAAGCACTTAAGTGATTTTTGAAAACATTACCCAGCATCTATTCCCATAACAGATTCCGACACTGCAGTCAGTCAGTTACAGGGCAACAATGATGTAAATCCATGCTCTtttaagaggaaaacaaaaaacaaaaaaaaacaaacttaccACCTTTATTAGCTGCATCTACTGCCTCAGCTGGTAAGCCAAACTGACTCATTAGTGGACCAAGTTGTCCTGAAGCTAAAGCAGCACTGAACATGCTCAATGCCTGTGAAACAGAGTCAACAATACCAAATAAAACTTGCATTTTGTTTCTGCAATACTGAGTGGCCACTTCGAATAAATTACTCTTCACCTTGGGTTTTGACATAGAATTCTATGTAAGAGAATATGCTGACCGCATCAGATCTATTGGGAGAGCAGACTCACTAAAATAAAAGTAACACCTGCTgtgcagcaggttttaaaaagtCACTCCTCAGGCCACTGGTTCTTGGTGTACTGCACATCTCTCCTTAAGGCCTGGTCTGCGCACATCCCATGTTAATTTAAACCACAGAATGTATGCACTGACTCTTTTCAAATCAATTTAAATAGTGCAAACTAAACTGCTCTAAATCTAAACTAGTGCAACTTTGTCTTCAGATATGCCCAAAGAGGAAAAGTGCAGTAAGGAAATCTCTCTTCCCTGCCAACTTAAACTTCAAGTGACTGGACATCTGCTAGCTTTAAGGAGATTTCCTACCAGCCCTCCTATGAAGGGAGGTCCTGAGATTCAGTCATGAACACTGTCCTTTCTTAGATACTTCCCCCTTCTCTTTTTAATGAGGTGAAGGTTCTTTAGACCATATATGTGGGACTAAGTCACTGCCATGGAAAAGTGAGCTCTTGGCATTTACTGAGTCCATCAATGAGGGAAAGCACAGAGACAAATAGACTTGGGGCACATGTGTAGCTATTTTATACACAGAAAAAATATAGTATGTCTAAAAGAGAGATTTGATTTTAACACTTCCATAAAAACCAACAGATGCCCAGTATTTGTTAGTTGCATGTAGCACAGTGAATTGAAGTAGTTTCTTAGGGCTGGTTCACACTGAAAAGACAGGTCAACCAAgttatgctgctcaggggtgtgaaaaatccacacccttgagcgcCACAATTAAATTGGACTaatcccccagtgtagacagcactagggcGGTGGAAGAATGTGTTGTCAAATTGTGACATTTACCTGCTGAAACTGGGGAGATGTCAGAGTGTTCTGAATCTCTTCTGCTGTCTGCGGCAGTGATTCCCCAGATGGAAGATAAGGCAGCAACCGCTCTTGAACTTCAGCATTTGCCAGAATGGGAGCCATGATCTCAGGAGTCAGCACACTGGCCAAGTCAACTATGACAGAACAAAGCTTTGTTAGACTGAACACAAAGCAAACTGGTTTATTTTAACTAGAGCCACTAATGGTTGGAGTGAATACTGAGATGCGACACCATCAATTTCAGGGCACTCTTTGGGGCAGTCACAAGTATGTTAGGGTTCAACAGAAAGGCTTCCAAACAGATTTGAAATTATATAGGACAGTAAAATAGCTTTAAGGCACATCTGGTATCTAACAGCTGCCTGGTCAGAGTACTGTTACCTTGCTGTCCTCCTGCTCCAGCTGGCACATTCATAGTAGCTAAAATGTTCTGAAGGTCACTCAGCTGAATGGGTTGAGTTGGGCTTGTTGCTGTGCTGGTTCCATTGCCCGAACttggtgcagggctgggactAGTTGCAGATGCAGCCGCAGGAGCAGACGGGGCTGGTGTTACACGTGTAGAAGAAGTAGTGGAAGATGGGGTTACAGCAGCTGATTGGCTGCGAGAACTAGAAgtgtaataaatataattaactcACAGCAGAAGCAGTTACTTTGCACTTTTATAAGCAGCTTTCAACCAACTTTGGCACCCCTGTGAGCATATATTACCCCCATTTTAAGAGGCAAGGAAGAGTCCCGATTCCTACTGCTCTATTCTATTCACTAGACCATTGGCTTTCAAACCACAGGTCACAACCCAGGACTGGGTtgcagcagctctggtcagcaccaccgaccaggccattaaaagagCCGTGCAGCACAGCCGACGGgaaaggcaggctagtccctatctgttctgacaccgcgctgcaccccagaagcagtggccagcagcaggtccagctcagggtgggggtggggtggctgcaccaagcaccagctccacactcccaagcggggggtgggggggagggggaggggagagtgcctgtgggcaagagccacACGGAGCCACTTGCACACCTCCACCTaagagccggacctgctgctggctgtttccagggcacagtgcagtctgcagtgccaggacaggcaggaagcctgccttaccACCCCCACTGtgccgctgaccgggagctgcctgaggtaagcctgcCCCTCAACCCCACGCCCCaatccactgccccagcccaaacctggagccccctcctgcaccccaaatcccttgtccctggctccaccccagagcctgcacccccaaccaagAGCCCTGACCCTTTCCTgcacccacccccctgccccagccccctcccacaccctgaacccctcaccccctcccacaccccaaacccctcatctccacctCCGTTAGGTCACAGgcatcaataattttcttcaactgggtcacaggaaaaaaaaaaacaaaaaaaaaaaaactgaaaaccacaGCACTAGATCCCAGTTCCTCATAGTTCAGTGGAACAATCACACTAAGAACTAGAAAAATGGGTGTATTTATATCTTACCTTGATGACGAGCTGCTGGTCGGGGGTCCCCCACTTCCCAGTAAGCTAGCCAGGCCAGGCCCCGTCAGTGCACCAAGCCCACCTTCCATAAATGATGGAAAGACATCTGTTTAGAAACTATTGTTTTTTCATTCCCTTTATAAAGATATAGCTATTCAGGTTTGACTCAACTGCACTTACAGGCAACATTCTTTTTGCTGTCTAGAAGAGAAGTCATTTTTACAGCTGCAAGTTTTATTTCCTAAAATaatgggggaagaagaggaggtggAAGAAAACAAGGCCATTCCTCTTTATGAAAATgcagatatttttcattttataattttaaaccCCCATTAGAATAATTCCTGTCCAAAAGATGCTTGAGCTTATTAAAAACTGCTCAACTCCTAGTTATATCAAAGGATGAAGCAGCCTTGGTTTGTATAATACAAACCAAAGTCCCTCACACAGCAAAACCCTCTCATCCAAGAAAATGGGTGTATCCCCCGATAGCTCTGCATTCCCTTCAGTTTCAACTCTAGTGCAGGCTTGCAGCACTAGACAGACAGCTCTGTGGTCAAACGCTCTACAGGCAGAGCAAAAAAATCAAGTAGGATGGTCCACTGCTCCCAGCAGAAAACACAACAAGGCATTAATGCATGGCAAAAGGCCAAGAAAAATGATGAGGTAACTGTCTTGTACACAAGAATTTACAATCAAAGAATCCTCCA containing:
- the ADRM1 gene encoding proteasomal ubiquitin receptor ADRM1 isoform X1 — protein: MSSGALFPSLVPGSRGSSSKYLVEFRAGKMSLKGSTVTPDKRKGLVYIQQTDDSLIHFCWKDRTSGNVEDDLIIFPDDCEFKRVPQCTTGRVYVLKFKAGSKRLFFWMQEPKTDKDEEHCRKVNEYLNNPPIPGALGGSGSGGHELSALGGEGGLQSLLGNMSHNQLMQLIGPTGLGGLGGLGALTGPGLASLLGSGGPPTSSSSSSSRSQSAAVTPSSTTSSTRVTPAPSAPAAASATSPSPAPSSGNGTSTATSPTQPIQLSDLQNILATMNVPAGAGGQQVDLASVLTPEIMAPILANAEVQERLLPYLPSGESLPQTAEEIQNTLTSPQFQQALSMFSAALASGQLGPLMSQFGLPAEAVDAANKGDVEAFAKAMQNNVKSDQKEGESKEKKDEEEDMSLD